One window of Prochlorococcus marinus XMU1405 genomic DNA carries:
- a CDS encoding vitamin K epoxide reductase family protein: protein MALKTLNRINKKDLKWPKIIIAILSTIGIVDTGSITLKNWGLFTSLSCPGIQNGCETVLNSPWGTLFENNQVNIPLSLAGFITYLSILVITIILSLNLISPKEKLNKFLWWLVFLISCASTTFSFLLINIMFFKIQAYCFFCILSAILSFSIFIISMVGAKFESREPMIFRGFIVAISVLLGGLIWSTNVDPSNAVNVENPTENMSPVITTSSSPQKVKFAEFLSENNIVMYSAYWCPHCHDQKQLFGKEAVRKLKVVECARDGKDNEYELCQTKGISGFPSWEINGEILSGTRDLNELVIKTGYQGDSNF from the coding sequence ATGGCCCTTAAGACTTTAAACAGAATTAATAAAAAGGATTTGAAATGGCCAAAAATCATAATCGCAATTCTTAGCACTATAGGCATAGTTGACACAGGTTCGATTACTTTAAAAAACTGGGGATTATTTACTTCACTTTCATGCCCAGGGATACAAAATGGTTGTGAAACAGTTTTAAATAGTCCTTGGGGTACTTTATTTGAAAACAATCAAGTTAATATACCTCTCTCATTAGCTGGATTTATAACGTATTTATCAATATTAGTTATCACAATAATACTTTCGCTTAATTTAATTTCCCCAAAAGAAAAACTAAATAAGTTTTTATGGTGGTTAGTATTTCTAATTTCATGTGCGTCAACAACATTTAGCTTTTTATTAATAAATATAATGTTTTTTAAGATTCAAGCATATTGTTTTTTTTGTATACTTTCAGCAATTTTATCGTTTTCTATCTTTATAATTTCTATGGTTGGAGCAAAGTTTGAAAGTAGAGAACCTATGATTTTTAGAGGTTTCATAGTAGCCATTAGTGTCCTATTAGGGGGCCTAATTTGGTCAACAAACGTTGACCCCTCTAATGCTGTTAATGTTGAGAACCCCACTGAAAATATGTCACCAGTAATTACCACTTCAAGCTCTCCCCAGAAAGTAAAATTTGCAGAATTTTTAAGTGAAAACAATATTGTTATGTATAGTGCATACTGGTGTCCTCATTGCCATGATCAAAAACAATTATTTGGTAAAGAAGCAGTTAGGAAATTAAAAGTAGTCGAATGTGCTAGAGATGGTAAAGATAATGAGTATGAGCTATGCCAAACGAAAGGAATAAGTGGATTTCCTTCTTGGGAAATAAATGGAGAAATTTTAAGTGGTACAAGAGACTTGAATGAATTAGTTATAAAAACAGGTTATCAAGGAGATTCTAATTTTTAA
- the rimO gene encoding 30S ribosomal protein S12 methylthiotransferase RimO, translating to MKQNTLKVKEKKLSKIAFSHVGCEKNLVDTEHMQGLLDKEGYEVDSNINDANVVVVNTCSFIETAREESIRKILEYTNQGKEVIVAGCMAQHFKDELLKEIPEIKALVGTGDYQKIGKVLDRVEKGEIVNEVSKIPEFIADEEIPRFVDKNKFVAYLRIAEGCNYNCAFCIIPKLRGPQRSRTIESIVSEAKSLAKQGIQEIILISQITTNYGQDIYGKPSLAKLLNELSKVQIPWIRIHYAYPTGLTNEVIRAFKDSKNIVPYFDLPLQHSHPDVLKSMNRPWQASLNESILEKIREEIPSAVLRTSLIVGFPGEKKEHFEHLLAFLDRYKFDHVGVFIFSPEEGTAAFHLPNKVSAEVAEARKDNVISVQQNISKVKNQRYVGSKMKILVDKVSDNNQLIGRSYNFAPEIDGTVILSVKEKIDLKNYIGKFVEANISFADEYDLYGEAIKIL from the coding sequence GTGAAACAAAATACTCTTAAAGTAAAAGAAAAAAAACTATCTAAGATTGCATTCAGTCATGTTGGTTGCGAGAAAAATCTTGTTGATACTGAACATATGCAAGGCTTATTAGATAAAGAGGGTTATGAAGTTGACAGCAATATAAATGATGCAAATGTTGTTGTTGTAAATACTTGCAGTTTTATTGAAACAGCTAGAGAAGAATCTATTAGAAAAATTCTAGAATATACCAATCAAGGAAAGGAAGTAATAGTTGCAGGCTGTATGGCTCAGCATTTTAAAGATGAACTTCTTAAAGAAATACCTGAAATAAAAGCTTTGGTTGGAACAGGAGATTATCAAAAGATAGGAAAGGTTTTAGACAGAGTAGAAAAAGGTGAAATCGTTAATGAAGTTTCAAAAATACCGGAATTCATTGCAGATGAGGAAATACCTCGTTTTGTTGATAAAAACAAATTTGTTGCTTATCTTCGTATTGCTGAAGGCTGCAACTATAATTGCGCTTTTTGTATTATTCCTAAGTTGAGAGGTCCGCAAAGAAGTAGAACAATAGAATCTATAGTTTCAGAAGCCAAAAGTCTTGCAAAACAGGGTATTCAAGAAATCATATTAATTAGTCAAATAACAACTAATTATGGTCAAGATATTTATGGAAAACCATCATTAGCCAAACTTTTGAATGAGCTTTCTAAAGTTCAAATTCCTTGGATAAGGATACATTATGCTTATCCAACGGGTTTAACTAATGAAGTTATTAGAGCTTTTAAAGATTCAAAGAATATAGTGCCTTACTTTGATTTACCACTTCAGCATAGTCATCCAGATGTGTTGAAGAGTATGAATAGACCTTGGCAGGCTTCTTTGAATGAATCAATTTTGGAGAAAATTAGAGAAGAAATTCCATCTGCTGTATTAAGAACTAGTCTCATTGTTGGTTTCCCGGGAGAAAAAAAAGAACATTTTGAACATCTTCTTGCATTTTTGGATAGGTACAAATTTGATCATGTGGGAGTGTTTATTTTTTCTCCTGAGGAAGGAACTGCAGCTTTTCATTTGCCAAATAAAGTATCCGCAGAGGTTGCAGAGGCAAGAAAAGATAACGTTATTTCAGTTCAACAAAATATTTCTAAAGTTAAAAATCAGAGATATGTTGGTTCAAAAATGAAGATTTTGGTAGATAAAGTATCAGATAATAACCAATTAATAGGTCGGTCCTACAATTTCGCGCCTGAAATTGACGGAACTGTAATTTTATCTGTTAAAGAAAAAATTGATTTGAAAAATTATATTGGTAAATTTGTTGAGGCAAATATTTCTTTTGCGGATGAATATGATTTGTATGGAGAGGCTATTAAAATTTTGTAG
- the petL gene encoding cytochrome b6-f complex subunit PetL, translated as MNIIFYFAFIGFGFGAAYALDKLLRAVKLI; from the coding sequence ATGAACATCATTTTCTATTTTGCATTTATTGGTTTTGGTTTTGGAGCTGCTTACGCATTAGATAAGCTCTTAAGAGCGGTTAAATTAATTTAA
- a CDS encoding DUF4346 domain-containing protein: protein MDSSQSLDEKIKIDNNLSNRFIDLDPNGYFIIKVDFEENKIILEHFLNNINDDGYALDPETNEPIKCDSQNKRVSNEVFKGISAKQIGILITEERNDLITRFDHALYLGRELQKAEECLYKKSPYIQD, encoded by the coding sequence ATGGATTCAAGTCAAAGTTTAGATGAAAAAATAAAGATTGATAATAATCTATCCAACCGATTTATAGATTTAGATCCAAACGGTTATTTTATTATCAAGGTAGATTTTGAAGAAAATAAAATAATTTTAGAGCACTTTCTAAATAATATTAATGATGACGGATATGCGCTTGACCCAGAAACAAATGAACCAATTAAATGCGACTCTCAAAATAAAAGAGTCAGTAATGAAGTTTTTAAAGGTATTAGTGCGAAACAAATTGGAATATTGATCACTGAAGAAAGAAATGACTTAATAACCAGATTCGATCATGCTCTATATTTAGGACGGGAACTGCAAAAAGCAGAAGAATGTTTATACAAAAAATCACCATATATCCAAGATTAA
- a CDS encoding GNAT family N-acetyltransferase — translation MNQPIHKVEVKLSIKEISKEIWNELANEINNPFYEWNWIKNLETSKSVSRETGWQPLYFVAFKNEEILGIAPLFLKNHSYGEFIFDQSFARLAQELNLNYYPKLIGMSPYSPVNGYQFLYKKNKDKKEITNLLINQIESFAITNKILSCNFLYIDESWGNHLKSLGYHEWINSSSEWRSNGEKTFDDFLSRFNSNQRKNIKKERKSITKQDIKVEIFNEDDIKQEILKKMHNFYEQHCSRWGVWGSKYLTSTFFENLVDNKKNLLLFSASKHDSNEIFAMSMCVKNQNNLWGRYWGSQEEISNLHFELCYYQPIEWAINNSIHLFDPGAGGKHKRRRGFFAKSTVSMHKWFDKNMENIISPWLNEVNKQTEMEIDFENKSIPFK, via the coding sequence ATGAACCAGCCAATACATAAAGTTGAAGTCAAATTGTCAATTAAGGAAATCTCCAAGGAGATATGGAATGAATTAGCAAATGAAATTAATAATCCATTTTATGAATGGAATTGGATTAAAAACCTTGAGACATCAAAAAGTGTTTCAAGAGAAACTGGTTGGCAGCCACTATATTTTGTTGCTTTTAAAAATGAAGAGATCTTAGGAATTGCCCCACTTTTTTTAAAAAATCATAGCTATGGAGAATTCATTTTTGACCAATCATTTGCAAGATTGGCTCAAGAGCTGAATTTAAATTATTACCCTAAATTAATTGGAATGAGTCCTTATAGTCCTGTAAATGGATATCAATTTCTTTATAAAAAAAATAAAGACAAGAAAGAAATTACAAATTTACTTATAAACCAAATCGAAAGCTTTGCGATTACAAACAAAATTCTAAGTTGTAATTTTTTATATATTGATGAAAGCTGGGGCAACCATCTTAAATCTTTGGGATACCATGAATGGATAAATTCCAGCAGTGAATGGAGGAGTAATGGAGAAAAAACATTTGATGATTTTCTTTCTAGATTCAACTCTAATCAGAGAAAAAATATAAAAAAAGAGAGGAAATCAATTACTAAACAAGATATTAAAGTAGAAATTTTTAATGAAGATGATATCAAACAAGAAATCCTCAAAAAAATGCATAATTTTTATGAACAGCATTGTTCGAGGTGGGGAGTTTGGGGAAGTAAATATCTAACATCTACATTTTTCGAGAACCTGGTTGATAATAAAAAAAATCTTTTACTTTTTAGTGCATCAAAACATGATTCAAATGAAATTTTTGCTATGTCGATGTGCGTTAAAAATCAAAACAACTTATGGGGTAGATATTGGGGTAGTCAAGAAGAAATATCTAATTTACATTTTGAATTATGCTATTACCAGCCAATTGAATGGGCAATAAATAATAGTATCCATTTGTTTGATCCTGGAGCGGGTGGTAAACATAAAAGACGGAGGGGTTTTTTTGCAAAAAGCACAGTTAGCATGCATAAGTGGTTTGACAAAAATATGGAAAATATAATTAGTCCTTGGCTAAATGAAGTGAATAAACAAACCGAGATGGAAATTGATTTTGAAAATAAATCTATACCCTTTAAATAA
- a CDS encoding RibD family protein: MSIPRVIIVIASSLDGRIAFPEGGESHLGSDEDKKILNHTLSMVDATIFGLGTLIAHQSTYLVKNLNDNDEVNISKSQPISIVASNSKKFNRHWKYFRQPIRRWLISSSKVNNSSNNEFEKELFFEDSWEKTLISLKKQGINNLALLGGAKLINSFIKEDLITDIKITIIPRIIGGRYTWIPPEQTNAIFNLERLWEIKSIKNLMSNEIHIHYKKI, translated from the coding sequence TTGAGTATCCCAAGAGTAATAATTGTTATAGCATCAAGTCTTGATGGGAGAATTGCATTTCCTGAAGGTGGAGAATCGCATCTTGGAAGCGATGAAGATAAAAAAATATTAAATCACACCTTATCAATGGTTGACGCCACCATTTTTGGTTTAGGTACTTTAATAGCTCATCAATCAACTTACCTAGTTAAAAATCTCAATGATAATGACGAAGTAAATATATCAAAAAGCCAACCAATTTCTATAGTTGCTTCAAATAGCAAAAAATTTAACAGACATTGGAAATACTTTCGTCAACCAATTAGAAGATGGCTAATAAGCTCAAGTAAAGTTAATAATTCGTCAAATAATGAATTCGAGAAAGAACTCTTTTTCGAAGATTCATGGGAAAAAACTTTAATTTCACTCAAAAAACAAGGGATAAATAATTTAGCTCTTTTAGGAGGTGCAAAACTTATAAATTCATTTATAAAAGAGGATCTAATAACAGATATAAAAATTACAATAATTCCACGAATTATTGGAGGTAGATATACATGGATCCCTCCAGAACAAACAAATGCGATTTTTAATCTCGAAAGACTATGGGAAATAAAATCAATTAAAAATTTAATGAGTAATGAAATCCATATTCATTACAAAAAAATTTAA
- a CDS encoding 6-pyruvoyl trahydropterin synthase family protein, which translates to MTSTQSKPLHGKGRECVITRRACFSSSHRYWLPEKSPEENLSLFGKCTIAPGHGHNYELIVSMGGELDSDGMVLNLSDVKHSIKDKVTGQLDFRFLNDVWPEFNVNNQEGILPTTEALVKVIWSRLKDDLPLTSLRLYENPNLWADYFGKNMEAFLTVQTHFAAAHRLAKEEISFDENKKIYGKCARVNGHGHNYLVDITVKGEIDKRTGMVCDLSALQKIINDLVVEQLDHTFLNKDIEFFHNCVPTAENIALYISDILKKPIHQLGARLHKIRLQESPNNAAEIYVDQKLTNSLKLKFENSLVTQT; encoded by the coding sequence ATGACTTCTACACAATCCAAACCATTACATGGAAAAGGACGTGAATGCGTCATAACTCGACGTGCCTGCTTTAGTTCCAGTCACCGTTATTGGCTTCCTGAGAAAAGCCCAGAAGAAAATTTATCTCTTTTTGGTAAGTGCACTATTGCACCAGGACATGGTCATAATTATGAACTTATTGTTTCAATGGGTGGAGAACTAGACTCTGATGGAATGGTACTTAATCTCTCTGATGTAAAACACTCTATTAAAGATAAGGTTACTGGACAATTAGATTTTCGTTTTTTAAATGATGTCTGGCCTGAATTTAATGTTAACAATCAAGAGGGTATACTTCCCACAACTGAAGCTTTAGTAAAGGTCATTTGGAGTCGTCTAAAGGATGATTTACCTCTTACAAGTCTAAGACTTTATGAAAACCCAAATTTATGGGCAGATTATTTTGGAAAAAACATGGAAGCATTTTTAACAGTACAAACTCATTTTGCAGCCGCTCATAGACTTGCAAAAGAAGAGATATCCTTTGATGAAAATAAAAAAATCTATGGGAAATGTGCCAGAGTTAATGGACATGGTCATAACTATCTTGTCGATATAACTGTAAAAGGAGAAATTGATAAAAGAACAGGAATGGTTTGCGACTTATCTGCCCTCCAAAAGATAATCAACGATTTAGTTGTTGAACAACTAGATCATACTTTTCTTAATAAAGACATAGAATTTTTCCATAATTGTGTTCCAACTGCTGAAAATATAGCTTTATATATTTCTGATATTCTTAAAAAACCAATACATCAACTTGGTGCAAGATTACACAAAATAAGGCTTCAAGAGAGCCCAAATAATGCTGCAGAAATTTATGTTGATCAAAAGTTAACAAATTCATTGAAGTTGAAATTTGAAAATAGTTTAGTCACGCAAACTTGA
- a CDS encoding shikimate kinase → MEQSIIEKTLHIIKGRSIFLIGMMGSGKSQTGLKLAELLKYKYIDLDLLIEKLAKKSINQIFDDEGEDNFRELEANCLKETIKIPSLVISTGGGIVTKSENWGILRQGIIAWIDLDKDIAIERLKNEIENRPLLQGKNLNDLYMSIFQSRENLYSQADLRIKVKKENIEEVAMKVINAIHKEIIS, encoded by the coding sequence ATGGAACAATCCATTATCGAAAAAACACTTCATATTATTAAGGGCAGAAGCATATTTTTAATAGGAATGATGGGTTCTGGTAAGTCACAAACTGGTTTGAAGTTGGCTGAATTATTGAAGTATAAATACATTGATTTAGATTTATTAATAGAGAAGTTGGCAAAAAAATCTATCAATCAAATTTTTGATGATGAAGGAGAAGATAATTTCCGTGAATTAGAAGCAAACTGCCTTAAAGAAACTATCAAAATTCCTTCATTAGTAATCTCAACTGGGGGAGGAATAGTTACCAAATCGGAAAACTGGGGAATCTTAAGACAGGGAATAATTGCTTGGATAGATCTCGACAAAGATATAGCAATTGAAAGATTGAAAAATGAAATTGAAAATAGGCCACTACTTCAGGGAAAGAATCTAAATGATCTATATATGAGCATTTTTCAATCTAGAGAAAATTTGTATTCTCAAGCAGATTTAAGAATTAAAGTAAAAAAAGAAAATATTGAAGAAGTTGCTATGAAAGTAATTAATGCAATTCATAAAGAAATAATTAGTTAA
- a CDS encoding chlororespiratory reduction protein 7, producing the protein MSNPLIRASDHYVLLEPDSKEKIVSKQEAILWLKNWLSKTETQTIYQNIEDRDQEFFEELLESTYELEIKFGYVIKWFAVRIEPD; encoded by the coding sequence ATGTCAAATCCACTGATAAGAGCATCAGATCATTATGTATTATTAGAGCCAGATTCAAAAGAAAAAATTGTATCAAAGCAAGAAGCAATTTTATGGTTGAAGAATTGGCTTAGTAAGACAGAAACACAAACAATATATCAAAATATAGAAGATCGTGATCAGGAATTTTTTGAAGAATTATTGGAAAGCACTTATGAATTAGAAATAAAATTTGGATACGTTATCAAATGGTTTGCAGTAAGAATTGAACCAGATTAA
- a CDS encoding DUF6816 family protein, translating into MKIILGLILCLIFQGIFLESSFALVDSNVREFLENRVNQWPELYLPDFKLSDTSKDLIYPKWFEGNWLVTSQDEVNDSEEPVTYKVNFFKNDSDLIVGNRAKNSESIGKAIFGETLIKIVNDPQSINNQITYLKDDFYIASRITGRNQIQDDDIFFADELVIQTAHRPGASRINQVETISKFQKCSEEILEVDNSIKPSICGVQYVASYGSKVGDPYIHAIKTNKYKLKFEFIES; encoded by the coding sequence ATGAAAATTATTCTTGGATTAATTCTTTGCTTGATTTTTCAAGGAATTTTTTTAGAAAGTTCTTTTGCTCTAGTAGATTCTAACGTACGAGAGTTTTTAGAAAATCGTGTAAATCAATGGCCAGAATTATATTTGCCAGATTTTAAATTATCGGATACTTCTAAGGATTTAATTTATCCTAAATGGTTCGAGGGGAATTGGCTTGTTACTTCTCAAGATGAAGTGAATGATTCAGAAGAGCCAGTTACTTATAAAGTAAATTTCTTTAAGAATGATTCAGATTTAATTGTTGGTAATCGTGCAAAAAATTCTGAATCTATTGGAAAAGCAATATTTGGTGAAACCTTAATCAAGATTGTGAATGATCCCCAATCTATTAATAATCAAATTACTTATTTAAAAGATGATTTTTATATCGCTTCAAGAATTACAGGGAGAAATCAGATCCAAGATGATGATATTTTTTTCGCAGATGAGCTAGTTATACAAACAGCACATAGGCCAGGTGCTTCAAGGATTAATCAGGTAGAGACCATTAGTAAATTTCAAAAATGTTCTGAAGAAATATTAGAAGTTGATAATTCAATCAAACCATCAATTTGTGGAGTTCAATATGTTGCTTCTTATGGTTCAAAAGTTGGTGATCCTTATATTCATGCTATAAAAACAAATAAATATAAATTGAAGTTTGAATTTATTGAGAGTTAG
- a CDS encoding glutathione S-transferase family protein: protein MITLYQFRHSAFCLKTRMALHAKKLQYRVEEVTPGIGQFEIFKLSGQKQVPLIVDSNDQVINDSSTICEYIDKKNKNNPLFPEDPILFAQCKLIEDWADTTMATTCRKALIKSAIENPQLRTALLPDEIPSSIKSIVDKLPFENLSKISNVVLSSKDNLDLQKLLEALSKSLINKKYLVGDSLSIADISIAAQLSLLKFPKSAGPILSGEGSQEYINNPYLENLFIWRNNLEEYLFSANSQ, encoded by the coding sequence ATGATTACATTATATCAATTTAGGCATAGTGCTTTTTGTTTAAAAACAAGAATGGCTCTTCATGCAAAAAAACTACAATATCGAGTTGAAGAAGTAACACCTGGAATAGGCCAATTTGAAATCTTTAAATTATCAGGTCAAAAACAAGTACCTTTAATAGTCGATAGTAATGATCAAGTTATTAATGACTCTTCAACTATTTGTGAATATATAGATAAAAAAAATAAAAACAATCCACTCTTTCCGGAGGATCCAATATTATTTGCACAATGTAAACTAATTGAAGACTGGGCAGATACTACAATGGCTACAACTTGTAGAAAAGCTTTAATAAAATCTGCAATAGAAAATCCACAGCTAAGAACTGCATTACTTCCAGATGAAATACCTTCTTCAATTAAAAGTATTGTTGATAAATTACCTTTTGAAAATCTTAGTAAAATTTCTAATGTAGTTTTGTCTTCTAAAGATAATTTAGATCTCCAAAAATTACTGGAAGCTTTATCAAAATCCTTGATCAACAAGAAATATTTAGTTGGAGATAGTTTATCAATTGCAGATATTTCAATTGCTGCTCAATTATCCCTGCTTAAATTTCCAAAGTCTGCAGGACCAATTCTTTCAGGAGAGGGGAGCCAAGAATACATAAACAACCCTTATTTAGAAAATCTTTTCATTTGGAGGAACAACTTAGAAGAATATCTTTTTAGTGCTAACTCTCAATAA
- a CDS encoding DUF751 family protein: protein MGEFFSNVARYPKYLISIIIGGLVALLEPLFKNRSNPLTIVGLISSVLSAFITVYFVLQAMTNPINL, encoded by the coding sequence ATGGGCGAATTTTTCTCTAATGTTGCGAGATATCCAAAGTATTTGATATCTATCATTATTGGGGGACTTGTTGCTTTGCTTGAACCTTTATTCAAGAATAGATCAAATCCACTCACAATAGTAGGTTTGATATCTTCTGTCTTAAGTGCTTTCATAACTGTTTATTTTGTCTTGCAAGCGATGACAAACCCAATAAATTTATAA
- the rbfA gene encoding 30S ribosome-binding factor RbfA: MPNNYRLAKVSSLLKKEITLILQNDLENDLIRDHFVNISKIDLSGDLQHCKIYITSTAEEKVRKEIVEKLNTAKSSIRHFLGKRIEMRRVPEIIFKDDVVLDKGLSVLKLLDELKNKNQNTNVEDKDAKS; encoded by the coding sequence ATGCCAAATAATTACCGTCTTGCAAAAGTTTCTTCTCTTTTGAAGAAAGAAATAACCCTTATTTTGCAGAATGATTTAGAAAATGATCTTATTAGAGATCATTTCGTCAATATTTCTAAGATTGATTTATCAGGTGATTTGCAACACTGTAAAATTTACATAACTTCAACTGCTGAAGAGAAAGTGAGGAAAGAGATTGTGGAAAAATTGAATACTGCTAAAAGCTCTATAAGGCATTTTTTAGGAAAAAGAATTGAGATGAGAAGAGTTCCAGAGATAATTTTTAAAGACGATGTTGTTCTTGATAAAGGATTATCAGTCTTGAAACTTCTCGATGAATTAAAAAATAAAAATCAAAATACTAATGTTGAGGACAAGGATGCCAAAAGTTGA
- a CDS encoding uroporphyrinogen-III synthase, translated as MPKVDLPLDQRNIIITRSKEGILDIKKIFTSKGANVFDLPAISIGDPDDLNPLDEALNQINDFHWIIFSSSNGIKFVDKRLRYFNSSLKECSKKTKIAVVGEKTSKTLDDFGIKADFIPPEFVAESLIDNFPVSGYGLRVFVPRVQTGGRDLIADQFRKAGSRVFEVAAYETRCPESIPEETIDIISNRKVDAIIFSSGKTVVNAAFLLEKKLGKQWLEYFDQIKLLTIGPQTTKRCNKIFGRVDSQAQKYTFEGLLDLAINIFS; from the coding sequence ATGCCAAAAGTTGATCTACCCCTTGATCAAAGAAATATAATTATTACTCGATCAAAAGAAGGGATATTGGATATAAAAAAGATTTTCACAAGCAAGGGTGCCAATGTATTTGATTTGCCTGCAATAAGTATTGGTGATCCTGATGATTTGAATCCTCTTGACGAAGCATTAAATCAAATAAATGATTTTCATTGGATTATTTTTTCCAGTAGTAATGGCATCAAATTTGTGGATAAAAGACTTAGATACTTTAATAGTTCATTAAAAGAATGTTCTAAAAAAACAAAAATCGCCGTAGTCGGAGAAAAAACCTCAAAAACTCTTGATGATTTTGGGATTAAGGCTGATTTCATACCTCCAGAATTTGTTGCTGAAAGTTTAATTGATAATTTCCCAGTATCTGGTTATGGACTTCGAGTTTTTGTACCAAGAGTTCAAACAGGTGGGAGGGATTTAATTGCAGATCAATTTAGAAAGGCTGGTTCTCGTGTATTTGAGGTTGCTGCATATGAAACTAGATGTCCTGAATCAATTCCGGAAGAAACAATTGATATTATTTCTAATCGAAAAGTCGATGCAATTATTTTCTCGAGCGGTAAAACTGTAGTAAATGCTGCTTTTTTACTAGAAAAAAAACTTGGTAAACAATGGTTAGAATATTTTGATCAAATTAAGTTATTAACTATTGGACCTCAGACAACAAAAAGATGTAACAAGATTTTTGGAAGAGTTGATAGTCAGGCACAAAAATATACTTTTGAAGGACTACTAGATTTAGCAATTAATATTTTTAGTTAG
- a CDS encoding SRPBCC family protein produces MGTWLKHDVITVVNAPLENVWDTWSDLDSMSLWMSWIESVKTVDEETNTLPDLTEWTLAANGFRFKWKAQITERVEKSKLKWKSIGGLPTEGSVVFESKTDQITMVNLAITYELPKMIARFMEENILGKMVTNELQANIDRFKDLVEKNYTKNFSN; encoded by the coding sequence ATGGGTACTTGGCTAAAACATGACGTAATAACAGTTGTTAATGCGCCTCTAGAAAATGTATGGGATACATGGAGCGATTTAGACTCAATGTCACTTTGGATGAGCTGGATTGAATCTGTAAAAACAGTTGACGAAGAGACTAATACGTTACCAGATTTAACAGAATGGACTTTAGCTGCAAATGGCTTTAGGTTTAAATGGAAAGCTCAAATTACAGAAAGGGTTGAAAAAAGCAAACTTAAATGGAAATCAATAGGAGGATTACCAACTGAGGGATCAGTAGTTTTCGAAAGTAAAACTGATCAAATCACAATGGTCAATTTAGCCATAACTTATGAACTACCAAAAATGATTGCTCGGTTTATGGAAGAAAATATTTTAGGCAAAATGGTTACAAACGAATTACAGGCCAATATTGATAGGTTCAAAGATTTAGTCGAAAAGAACTATACAAAAAATTTTTCTAACTAA